From one Kiritimatiellia bacterium genomic stretch:
- a CDS encoding DsrE/DsrF/DrsH-like family protein, whose protein sequence is MAEKNKLSIICMSGDFDKAIAVFTLASGAAAVNYEVNVFFTFWGLNNIKKKTGRSFIGKGLLARAFNFLLGGRRNLPLSRLNFAGASPRLMNGLMKSRNVATLEELFRASIELGVNLYACEMAMQVLGLTKDDFIPEVKQVLGVATFLDLSRGGQTLFI, encoded by the coding sequence ATGGCCGAGAAAAACAAGCTTTCGATCATCTGCATGAGCGGCGATTTCGACAAGGCGATCGCCGTCTTCACGCTGGCCTCGGGTGCCGCGGCAGTGAACTACGAGGTCAACGTCTTCTTCACGTTCTGGGGCCTGAACAACATCAAGAAGAAGACCGGGCGGAGTTTCATCGGGAAGGGGCTGCTGGCGCGCGCGTTCAACTTCCTGCTGGGCGGGCGGCGGAACCTGCCGTTGAGCCGGCTGAACTTCGCGGGTGCGAGCCCGCGGCTGATGAACGGCCTGATGAAAAGTCGCAACGTGGCGACCCTGGAGGAGCTGTTCCGGGCCTCGATCGAGCTCGGCGTGAATCTCTACGCCTGCGAAATGGCCATGCAGGTGCTCGGGCTGACGAAAGACGACTTCATTCCCGAGGTCAAGCAGGTGCTCGGCGTCGCCACGTTCCTTGACTTGTCGCGCGGAGGGCAGACCTTGTTCATATGA
- a CDS encoding methyltransferase domain-containing protein, with product MPQGKRLDFDTIVGLVPEGARVLDLGCGDGALLERLSREKKAQVRGVELSEENVRACIARGLSVRHGNIEEGLADYRDGAFDFVILSQTLAYLDAPSTVAKEMLRVGSAAIISFDNAGHWRCRCRALRGGGLGQSLLSGEPRERAITIPQFDEFTRSVGARIREVIYLTGQRPIARLRRLRATAAVYVISK from the coding sequence ATGCCGCAGGGAAAAAGACTCGACTTCGACACCATCGTGGGCTTAGTCCCCGAGGGCGCGCGCGTGCTCGACCTCGGGTGCGGCGACGGCGCCCTCCTCGAGCGCCTGTCCCGCGAGAAAAAGGCGCAGGTCCGCGGCGTCGAGTTGAGCGAGGAGAACGTCCGGGCCTGTATCGCGCGCGGGCTCTCGGTCCGCCACGGCAACATCGAGGAGGGCCTCGCGGACTACCGGGACGGCGCCTTCGACTTCGTGATCTTGAGCCAGACCCTCGCCTACCTCGACGCGCCCTCCACAGTCGCAAAGGAGATGCTGCGGGTCGGCAGCGCGGCGATCATTTCTTTCGACAACGCGGGGCACTGGCGCTGCCGCTGCCGGGCCCTGCGCGGCGGCGGACTGGGGCAGAGCCTGCTGTCCGGCGAACCCCGCGAACGGGCGATCACCATCCCGCAGTTCGACGAGTTCACGCGCTCGGTCGGCGCGCGCATCCGGGAAGTGATCTATCTCACGGGCCAGCGCCCGATCGCCCGCCTGCGCCGCCTGCGCGCCACGGCGGCCGTGTACGTGATCTCGAAATAA
- the moeB gene encoding molybdopterin-synthase adenylyltransferase MoeB, producing the protein MLTESQVERYSRHILLKDVGGVGQQKLLDGRVLIIGAGGLGSPAALYLAAAGVGTIGITDADAVDVTNLQRQVIHFTPDVGKPKTQSAAEKMRAINPDVTVIPIQEWIGAANIARLVAGYDFVIDATDNFASKFLINDACVLGGKAYSHGGVLRFDGQTLTVKPRESACYRCLFPKPPPRDAIPTCAQAGVLGVLPGVLGLIQATEAIKFLLGLGDLLTGRLLTYNALAMRFREVPVKRNPRCPVCGDAPTITEVRDEPGALNVCDTEPS; encoded by the coding sequence ATGCTGACGGAAAGCCAGGTGGAGCGGTATTCCCGGCACATCCTGCTCAAGGACGTGGGCGGGGTGGGGCAGCAGAAGCTGCTGGACGGCCGCGTGCTGATCATCGGCGCGGGCGGCCTGGGTTCGCCCGCGGCGCTCTACCTTGCCGCCGCCGGCGTCGGCACGATCGGGATCACGGACGCGGACGCGGTGGACGTGACGAACCTGCAGCGGCAGGTCATCCACTTCACGCCGGACGTGGGCAAGCCGAAGACGCAGTCCGCGGCGGAGAAAATGCGCGCGATCAACCCGGACGTCACGGTCATCCCCATCCAGGAGTGGATCGGCGCCGCGAACATCGCGCGGCTCGTCGCCGGCTACGATTTTGTGATCGATGCTACGGATAACTTCGCGTCGAAGTTCCTGATCAACGACGCCTGCGTGCTGGGAGGCAAGGCGTATTCCCACGGCGGCGTGCTCCGGTTCGACGGGCAGACCCTCACGGTCAAGCCCCGGGAGTCGGCCTGCTATCGCTGCCTGTTCCCGAAGCCGCCGCCGCGGGACGCCATCCCGACCTGTGCGCAGGCGGGGGTGCTGGGCGTGCTTCCGGGCGTGCTGGGCCTGATCCAGGCGACGGAGGCGATCAAGTTCCTGCTGGGGCTGGGCGACCTGCTGACCGGCCGGCTGCTGACCTACAACGCGCTCGCGATGCGGTTCCGCGAGGTGCCCGTGAAGCGCAACCCGCGCTGCCCGGTCTGCGGCGACGCGCCGACCATCACCGAAGTGCGCGACGAACCCGGCGCCCTGAACGTTTGCGATACGGAGCCGTCCTGA
- a CDS encoding FG-GAP repeat protein has protein sequence MQCHSGSGISRFLFHLLLLAAIAGSVLPARALEPGYFFFASHVVLSVYDGLSGLLTGANGFRLVGPADESRLGTALSAAGDINADGHGDIVVGAPFFNSPSFREGRAYVLFGPGPALPSQQPTFLNGTNGFQVTGLAADDQLGASVAGLGDINGDGRADVAFGAPQADPLGRAGAGAVYVVFGATGFPLNVSLADLNGTNGFTLAGEAAGFQCASALAPAGDFNGDGRADFLVGAEKAKVGGQTNIGRVYLVFGATNFPAALDLGALDGTNGMILTGESASDSAGHALAALCDYNGDGRDDILIGAHTAPDFFSAGRAYAVFGSTNRTASLSLAALNGTNGFRIDGDGLFGNCGYAVAASDLNGDGFFDAAVSAYNLNEVYVVFGRTHPPASLSVTNLNGTNGFAIAYTNTGSGFGSALAGAARLNVDDYGDLLCSAPTLSPDGRTSAGEIFAVFGRDLFPPALDPEALNGTNGFRLKGAQALAEAGGALASMSDMNSDTFDELLIGERLFDYSIPGTNVVSTNAGAVYVVSPPGVAELVLYHPELIATGVSSGLYSVTWAGQTGVTYTVYTNGSLTGSGWGEATNLVSVAATTTVERAAAAAPAVFYRVSAQR, from the coding sequence GTGCAGTGTCATTCAGGAAGTGGTATTTCTCGCTTTCTTTTCCACCTGTTGCTGCTGGCCGCGATCGCCGGATCGGTGCTGCCGGCGCGCGCCCTGGAGCCGGGCTACTTCTTCTTTGCCAGCCACGTCGTGCTTTCGGTCTACGACGGCTTGAGCGGCCTGCTGACCGGCGCCAACGGATTCCGCCTGGTCGGCCCGGCGGATGAAAGCCGCCTGGGCACCGCGTTGTCGGCAGCCGGGGACATCAATGCCGACGGCCACGGCGACATCGTGGTCGGCGCGCCGTTCTTCAACTCGCCGAGCTTCCGCGAGGGCCGCGCCTATGTCCTGTTCGGGCCGGGCCCCGCCCTGCCCTCCCAGCAGCCGACGTTTCTCAACGGCACCAACGGGTTCCAGGTCACGGGCCTGGCCGCGGACGACCAGCTCGGCGCCAGCGTCGCCGGGCTCGGCGATATCAACGGGGACGGGCGCGCGGACGTCGCCTTTGGCGCGCCGCAGGCCGACCCCCTGGGCCGCGCCGGCGCGGGCGCGGTGTACGTCGTGTTCGGCGCCACGGGCTTTCCCCTGAACGTCAGCCTCGCCGACCTCAACGGAACCAACGGGTTTACGCTGGCCGGCGAGGCCGCGGGCTTCCAGTGCGCGTCCGCCCTCGCCCCGGCCGGCGATTTCAACGGGGACGGCCGCGCCGACTTCCTCGTCGGGGCCGAGAAGGCCAAGGTCGGCGGGCAGACCAACATCGGGCGCGTGTACCTGGTCTTCGGCGCGACGAATTTTCCGGCCGCGCTGGATCTCGGCGCGCTCGACGGCACGAACGGCATGATCCTGACCGGCGAAAGCGCCTCCGACAGCGCCGGGCACGCCCTCGCGGCCCTCTGCGATTACAACGGCGACGGCCGGGACGACATCCTGATCGGCGCGCACACGGCGCCCGACTTCTTCTCCGCCGGCCGCGCCTACGCGGTGTTCGGCAGCACGAACCGGACCGCCTCGCTTTCCCTGGCCGCCTTGAACGGGACCAACGGGTTCCGGATCGACGGCGACGGGTTGTTCGGCAACTGCGGGTACGCAGTGGCCGCCTCCGACTTGAACGGCGACGGTTTCTTCGACGCGGCGGTCAGCGCGTACAACCTGAACGAGGTCTACGTCGTCTTCGGGCGCACCCACCCGCCGGCCAGCCTCTCCGTGACCAATCTCAACGGGACCAACGGCTTCGCGATCGCCTATACCAACACGGGGTCCGGTTTCGGCTCCGCGCTGGCCGGGGCCGCCCGGTTGAACGTGGACGATTACGGCGACCTGCTGTGCAGCGCACCCACCCTCTCGCCGGACGGGCGCACCAGCGCGGGCGAGATATTCGCCGTCTTCGGGCGCGACCTATTCCCGCCCGCGCTGGACCCGGAAGCCCTCAACGGCACGAACGGGTTCCGGTTGAAGGGCGCGCAGGCCCTCGCGGAGGCGGGCGGGGCGCTGGCCTCGATGAGCGACATGAACAGCGACACGTTCGACGAACTGCTGATCGGCGAGCGGCTGTTCGATTACAGCATCCCCGGCACCAACGTCGTCTCCACCAACGCCGGCGCCGTGTACGTGGTCTCGCCGCCCGGCGTGGCCGAACTCGTGCTGTACCATCCCGAGCTCATCGCGACGGGCGTCTCCAGCGGCCTGTACTCCGTGACCTGGGCCGGGCAGACCGGCGTGACGTACACGGTCTATACCAACGGCTCGCTGACCGGCTCCGGGTGGGGCGAGGCCACCAACCTGGTGTCCGTCGCCGCAACCACGACGGTGGAGCGCGCCGCGGCCGCCGCCCCCGCGGTCTTTTACAGGGTCAGCGCCCAACGATAA
- a CDS encoding outer membrane protein transport protein: MATNGDNLEGVGTVSEALGGTGVAAPQDGLTALVNNPAGLSFVPRDGDRELTVGLTLFHPTVDARITTPEGTLAGGSDDPVSLIPFLAYSQPLNDRWSAGVGAYGVSGMGVDYRGKGWDLDGNPANGFEGDLFSKYSSLKVAPAVSYKVSEALSLGAAVHGNYSTLDLGQDKTDAFSAGAAVGAVYRVGPLQLGASYTTPQKSTFDGVFNFDSFTGDTEADSLALEQPAVYAGGVAWLPNDQWLLELNAKYLPWGDSEGYEDFDWDNQWVFAAGAQFKATEKLALRAGFNYAENPVREHVGFDPAGGTVVQGKQVPTLGYELIRNIGFPAIVESHLTLGFGYRLTGRLTLNAAYAHVFEKDIRSVSAGDAIALESTLSEDSLGIGLAWALD, from the coding sequence GTGGCCACGAATGGGGATAACCTTGAAGGTGTCGGCACGGTTTCGGAGGCACTGGGTGGTACGGGGGTCGCGGCGCCACAGGATGGATTAACGGCGCTCGTGAACAACCCAGCGGGCCTCTCCTTTGTCCCGCGCGATGGGGACAGAGAATTGACGGTTGGCCTGACACTGTTCCATCCGACTGTGGACGCGCGCATTACGACCCCGGAGGGAACGCTGGCCGGGGGGAGCGATGATCCTGTCTCGCTGATTCCGTTCCTGGCCTACAGCCAGCCGCTGAATGACCGATGGAGCGCCGGCGTCGGCGCCTATGGCGTGTCCGGCATGGGCGTGGATTACCGCGGCAAGGGCTGGGACCTGGACGGCAATCCGGCCAACGGATTCGAGGGCGACCTGTTCTCGAAATACAGCAGCTTGAAGGTCGCGCCGGCCGTGTCCTACAAGGTGAGCGAAGCGCTCTCGCTGGGCGCGGCGGTCCACGGCAACTACAGCACGCTCGATCTCGGCCAGGACAAGACGGACGCCTTCAGCGCGGGCGCGGCCGTCGGCGCGGTCTACCGGGTCGGCCCGCTGCAGCTCGGTGCGAGTTACACGACCCCGCAGAAGTCCACGTTTGACGGCGTGTTCAATTTCGATTCCTTCACCGGCGACACCGAGGCGGACTCGCTGGCGCTCGAGCAGCCCGCCGTGTACGCGGGCGGCGTGGCCTGGCTGCCGAACGATCAATGGCTGCTGGAGCTCAATGCCAAATACCTTCCGTGGGGCGATTCCGAAGGGTACGAGGATTTCGACTGGGATAACCAGTGGGTCTTTGCCGCCGGCGCGCAGTTCAAGGCTACGGAAAAGCTGGCGCTGCGCGCGGGCTTCAACTACGCGGAGAACCCCGTGCGAGAGCACGTCGGCTTCGACCCCGCCGGCGGGACGGTCGTGCAGGGCAAGCAGGTCCCGACGCTCGGTTACGAGCTGATCCGGAACATCGGTTTCCCGGCGATCGTGGAGTCGCATCTCACCCTGGGCTTCGGCTACCGGCTGACCGGGCGGCTGACGCTGAACGCGGCGTACGCGCACGTCTTTGAGAAGGATATCCGCAGCGTGTCCGCCGGCGATGCCATCGCGCTGGAATCCACGCTGTCCGAGGATTCGCTGGGCATCGGCCTGGCGTGGGCGTTGGATTAA
- a CDS encoding sulfurtransferase TusA family protein → MSTFTLDITRDHCPMTFVKAKLQLERMAVGDVLEILLKEGEPLQNVPRTCREQGFKVLEVARVRDDVHKVVVKK, encoded by the coding sequence ATGAGCACGTTCACGCTGGATATCACGCGGGACCACTGCCCGATGACCTTCGTTAAGGCGAAACTCCAGTTGGAGCGGATGGCCGTGGGCGATGTGCTGGAGATCCTGTTGAAGGAAGGGGAGCCGCTGCAGAACGTCCCGCGGACCTGCCGGGAACAGGGCTTCAAGGTCCTGGAGGTCGCCCGTGTGCGGGACGACGTGCACAAGGTTGTGGTGAAAAAATAG
- a CDS encoding M67 family metallopeptidase — translation MLTIPRAIHDAMVAHARRDFPLEACGILGGKAGVVSEHYPMANTDRSREHFMMEPREQFAVAKDLRAKGKDMLAIYHSHPDTPARPSAEDIRLALTPGVSYVIISLAGETPDVKSFRIERGSAAGEEIILADS, via the coding sequence ATGCTGACCATCCCGCGCGCGATTCATGACGCGATGGTGGCGCATGCCCGACGCGACTTTCCCCTCGAAGCCTGCGGGATTCTCGGCGGGAAGGCCGGGGTGGTGAGCGAGCACTACCCGATGGCCAATACCGACCGGAGCCGGGAGCATTTCATGATGGAGCCCCGGGAGCAGTTTGCCGTGGCCAAGGACCTGCGGGCCAAGGGGAAGGACATGCTCGCGATTTACCATTCCCATCCGGACACCCCGGCCCGGCCGTCCGCGGAGGACATCCGCCTGGCCCTGACGCCCGGCGTTTCGTACGTGATCATTTCCCTGGCCGGTGAGACCCCGGATGTGAAATCGTTTCGCATCGAGCGCGGCTCCGCCGCTGGTGAAGAGATCATTCTCGCCGACTCGTAA
- a CDS encoding homoserine O-acetyltransferase, with protein sequence MMIVKTEFATFQEPLKLQSGATLHAPFTLAYETYGTLNKDHSNAVLILHALSGDAHVAGRHSASDRKPGWWDNAVGPGRAFDTDKYFFICSNVIGGCQGSTGPSSINPKTGQPYALEFPVVTVADMVEAQRLLLDRLGIETLLSVVGGSMGGMQALQWTISYPARVRSAIVLAATAQVSPQSIAFNEVARQAIYADPKWKRGKYTREEAPKDGLSVARMVGHITYLSDTSMREKFGRRLQERQKYGFDFATEFAVESYLKHQGDHFTQRFDANSFLFITKAIDYFDLALGHASLADAFQKVTARFLVVSYSSDWLYPPEQSEELVRALLQNGIDVTYVEIRSDYGHDSFLLETDRLAGLSRDFLSRVAGK encoded by the coding sequence ATGATGATCGTTAAAACGGAGTTTGCGACGTTCCAGGAGCCGCTCAAACTGCAAAGCGGGGCGACGCTGCACGCGCCTTTCACGCTGGCCTATGAAACCTACGGCACCCTGAACAAGGACCATAGCAACGCGGTCCTGATCCTGCACGCGCTCTCCGGGGACGCCCATGTCGCCGGACGGCACTCGGCATCTGACCGGAAGCCCGGCTGGTGGGACAACGCCGTCGGGCCCGGCCGGGCCTTCGACACGGACAAGTACTTCTTCATCTGCTCGAACGTGATCGGCGGCTGCCAGGGGAGCACCGGCCCCTCCTCGATCAATCCCAAGACCGGCCAACCGTATGCCCTGGAGTTTCCCGTGGTGACCGTCGCCGACATGGTGGAGGCACAGCGGCTCCTCCTGGATCGCCTCGGCATCGAAACGCTGCTCTCGGTGGTCGGCGGCAGCATGGGGGGGATGCAGGCCCTGCAGTGGACCATTTCGTACCCCGCGCGCGTCCGCAGCGCGATCGTGCTCGCGGCCACCGCCCAGGTGTCGCCGCAGAGCATCGCGTTCAACGAGGTCGCGCGCCAGGCGATCTATGCCGACCCGAAATGGAAGCGCGGGAAATACACCAGGGAAGAGGCGCCCAAGGACGGCCTGTCGGTCGCCCGGATGGTCGGGCACATCACATACTTGAGCGACACGTCCATGAGGGAGAAGTTCGGGCGGCGGCTGCAGGAGCGCCAGAAATACGGCTTCGACTTTGCGACGGAGTTCGCCGTGGAGAGCTACCTCAAGCACCAGGGCGACCACTTCACCCAGCGGTTCGACGCCAACTCGTTCCTGTTCATCACGAAGGCCATCGACTACTTCGACCTCGCCCTCGGGCACGCCTCGCTCGCGGACGCCTTCCAAAAAGTGACGGCGCGGTTCCTGGTCGTTAGCTATTCCTCCGACTGGCTCTACCCGCCCGAGCAATCGGAGGAACTGGTCCGCGCCCTGCTCCAGAACGGCATCGACGTCACCTACGTCGAGATCCGCAGCGACTACGGCCACGACAGCTTCCTGCTGGAAACGGACCGGCTGGCCGGGCTCTCGCGCGATTTCCTCTCGCGGGTCGCCGGGAAATAA
- the thiS gene encoding sulfur carrier protein ThiS, with the protein MTITVNGKTTEVPDNPARTVDSLLEELNVTDRLYVSVELNGDILDRAAHGATPVRAGDAIEFLYFMGGGSAAC; encoded by the coding sequence ATGACCATCACGGTAAACGGGAAAACGACCGAGGTACCGGACAACCCCGCGCGGACGGTCGATTCGCTGCTGGAGGAGTTGAACGTGACCGACCGGCTGTACGTCAGCGTGGAGTTGAACGGCGATATCCTGGACCGTGCGGCCCACGGGGCCACGCCGGTTCGGGCGGGGGACGCGATCGAGTTCCTGTACTTCATGGGCGGAGGAAGCGCGGCATGCTGA
- a CDS encoding O-acetylhomoserine aminocarboxypropyltransferase/cysteine synthase encodes MSTGSQHLDTLLVHGGLEPGPAGATVPPVVQSAAFAHGTAEELEDIFRGRAAGKVYTRLANPTTEALEKRLAALEGGGAVIAAASGMAAITTAVLTILRAGDEILSSSSLFGGTFSLFRDTLSHYGITARFVDPCDPDGFRAAIHERTRLLFVETIGNPKLDVPDIPALAAIAHEAGLPLLADTTVTTPYLAGGARLGADILVCSTTKYINGTGATLGGATLGGAIVDRGVFDWNNPNFPHFNEFHRKFREFAFTARARKLVHKDLGACPAPFNSFLLAEGLQTLGLRMERHCANALALARFLKGHPRVARVNYPGLEDSPHHTVASRLYGGRYGGLVTFGVGDRAAAFRVINRLRLARIAANIGDAKTLVLHPASTICAEYTAEERARLGAAEDLVRVSAGIEDPRDIIEDFRSALEA; translated from the coding sequence ATTTCAACCGGATCGCAGCACCTGGATACGCTGCTGGTTCATGGCGGCCTGGAGCCGGGCCCGGCCGGCGCGACGGTTCCGCCCGTCGTGCAATCCGCCGCGTTTGCCCATGGCACGGCGGAGGAATTGGAGGATATCTTCCGCGGCCGCGCCGCGGGCAAGGTCTATACCCGGCTAGCCAATCCGACCACGGAGGCGCTGGAGAAACGGCTGGCCGCGCTGGAAGGCGGCGGCGCGGTTATCGCCGCCGCGTCGGGCATGGCCGCCATCACGACGGCCGTGTTGACCATCCTGCGCGCCGGCGACGAGATCCTGTCATCCTCGTCGCTTTTCGGCGGCACGTTTTCCCTGTTCCGGGACACGCTTTCCCACTACGGCATCACGGCACGCTTCGTGGACCCGTGCGACCCGGACGGTTTCCGCGCGGCGATCCACGAACGGACGCGCCTGCTGTTCGTCGAGACGATCGGCAATCCGAAGCTCGACGTGCCGGATATCCCCGCGCTGGCCGCGATCGCCCATGAAGCGGGGCTTCCGCTGCTGGCCGACACGACGGTCACCACGCCGTACCTCGCCGGCGGCGCGCGGCTCGGAGCCGATATCCTTGTGTGCTCCACCACCAAGTACATCAACGGGACCGGCGCGACCCTGGGCGGCGCGACCCTGGGCGGCGCGATCGTGGACCGCGGGGTCTTCGACTGGAACAACCCGAACTTCCCGCACTTCAACGAGTTTCACCGCAAGTTCCGCGAGTTCGCGTTCACCGCCCGCGCGCGCAAGCTGGTGCACAAGGATCTCGGGGCCTGCCCGGCGCCGTTCAACTCGTTCCTCCTCGCCGAGGGGCTCCAGACGCTTGGGCTGCGCATGGAGCGGCACTGCGCGAACGCGTTGGCGCTGGCCCGGTTTCTCAAGGGCCACCCGCGCGTCGCGCGGGTGAACTATCCGGGGCTGGAGGACTCGCCGCATCACACCGTGGCCTCCCGGCTCTATGGGGGGCGCTACGGTGGACTGGTCACCTTCGGCGTCGGGGACCGGGCCGCGGCCTTCCGGGTGATCAACCGGCTCCGCCTGGCCAGGATCGCCGCCAACATCGGCGACGCCAAGACGCTTGTGCTCCACCCGGCCAGCACGATCTGCGCGGAATACACGGCGGAGGAAAGGGCAAGGCTGGGCGCCGCGGAAGACCTGGTCCGGGTATCGGCCGGCATCGAGGATCCCCGCGACATCATCGAGGACTTCCGAAGCGCCTTGGAAGCGTGA
- a CDS encoding DUF2764 family protein: protein MKPYYLVASLPTLVLGDPLPLDAEAFRAACANMLDDSEMAELTLMLEDRVDEASSGFAKAWLNADRQLRNAVARVRAGRRSAEVRSFLREHEGYDVGIEKAVTDAYTRPDPLERELFLDRYRWQRLDDLAREEPFGFAAVLAYALKLRLSARWAGLNDEAGAARLTELLKELDKTEQKT from the coding sequence GTGAAGCCCTATTACCTGGTCGCGAGTCTGCCGACGCTGGTCCTGGGGGATCCGCTCCCCCTGGACGCCGAGGCGTTTCGCGCGGCGTGCGCGAACATGCTGGACGACTCGGAAATGGCGGAACTGACCCTGATGCTCGAAGACCGCGTGGACGAGGCCTCGTCCGGCTTCGCGAAGGCGTGGCTCAACGCGGACCGGCAGTTGCGCAATGCGGTCGCCCGCGTGCGGGCCGGGCGCCGCTCGGCCGAGGTGCGGTCCTTCCTCCGCGAGCACGAAGGCTACGACGTGGGGATCGAGAAAGCGGTTACGGACGCTTACACCCGGCCGGATCCTCTGGAGCGGGAACTGTTTCTCGACCGGTACCGCTGGCAGCGTCTGGACGATTTGGCGCGCGAGGAGCCTTTCGGGTTCGCCGCCGTGCTGGCCTATGCCTTGAAGCTGCGCCTGTCCGCGCGCTGGGCGGGCCTGAACGATGAGGCCGGCGCGGCGCGATTGACCGAGCTGTTGAAGGAATTGGATAAAACAGAGCAGAAGACCTGA
- a CDS encoding ATPase yields the protein MAEELQHLIDRIQKEGVEKADAQAAKIIAQAKEKAAAHVREAEEKGKTLVAKGEKDAQAFMERSIRSLEQAARDLLITVGQGVENILSDLVAESVDKALTIQVLEQMLVKMAESYAARGGEESRIELLVNEKDQQEIVKFFGDRYKEQLVRGVKLHVDNDIFKGFKVSFADGRVQHDFTREAIAESLVNFLRPQLAEIVHRVAREGSQTDKG from the coding sequence ATGGCCGAAGAACTTCAGCATCTGATCGACCGAATCCAGAAGGAGGGCGTGGAGAAGGCCGACGCCCAGGCGGCGAAGATCATCGCGCAGGCCAAGGAAAAGGCCGCCGCCCATGTGCGGGAGGCCGAAGAGAAGGGCAAAACGCTGGTGGCCAAGGGCGAAAAGGACGCCCAGGCCTTCATGGAGCGCAGCATCCGCAGCCTCGAGCAGGCCGCCCGCGATCTCCTGATCACCGTCGGCCAGGGCGTGGAGAACATTTTGAGCGACCTGGTCGCCGAATCCGTGGACAAGGCGCTGACGATCCAGGTCCTCGAGCAGATGCTCGTCAAGATGGCCGAGTCCTACGCCGCCCGCGGCGGCGAGGAGAGCCGGATCGAACTGCTGGTGAACGAAAAGGACCAGCAGGAGATCGTCAAGTTCTTCGGCGACCGCTACAAGGAGCAACTGGTCCGCGGGGTCAAGCTCCACGTGGACAACGACATCTTCAAGGGCTTCAAGGTCTCCTTCGCGGACGGGCGCGTGCAGCACGACTTCACCCGTGAGGCCATCGCCGAGTCGCTGGTCAACTTCCTCCGGCCGCAGTTGGCCGAGATCGTCCACCGCGTGGCGCGGGAAGGCTCGCAAACGGACAAGGGATAA